One genomic region from Vicia villosa cultivar HV-30 ecotype Madison, WI unplaced genomic scaffold, Vvil1.0 ctg.001069F_1_1, whole genome shotgun sequence encodes:
- the LOC131633090 gene encoding uncharacterized protein LOC131633090, which yields MASFNSRKGAISLSSKDIADTASWYCSIVLVALIVLCIFQDTSMIHQNHENNLVLYKRPYCDEIYVVGEGETLHTISDKCDDPFIVENNPHIHDPDDVFPGLVIKITPSHHYSYN from the coding sequence ATGGCTTCCTTCAACTCAAGAAAAGGAGCAATCTCTCTAAGTTCAAAAGACATAGCTGATACAGCTTCATGGTATTGTTCTATTGTTCTTGTAGCACTTATAGTTCTATGTATATTTCAAGACACCTCTATGATTCATCAAAATCATGAGAACAACCTCGTATTGTACAAACGACCATATTGTGATGAAATCTATGTGGTTGGTGAAGGTGAGACACTTCATACAATTAGTGATAAGTGTGATGACCCTTTTATTGTTGAGAATAATCCTCATATACATGACCCTGATGATGTTTTTCCTGGCTTAGTTATCAAGATTACACCTTCTCATCATTATAGCTATAATTAG